A section of the Malus sylvestris chromosome 17, drMalSylv7.2, whole genome shotgun sequence genome encodes:
- the LOC126612380 gene encoding NEDD8-conjugating enzyme Ubc12-like isoform X2, with the protein MIRLFKVKEKQKETAENAKENGLVKKQSAGELRLHRDISELNMPEECKISFPNGKDDLMDFEITITPYRGYYMGGGFVFTFKVPAVYPHEPPKVKCKTKIYHPNIDLEGNTCLNIIREDWKPVLNINTVIYGLYHLFTEPNHEDLLNQEAADLLRDNPKLFGLNVRKSIEGNIWVGGAHFPGCKTGT; encoded by the exons ATGATCAGATTGTTTAAAgtgaaagaaaagcaaaaggaaacagCTGAAAACGCAAAGGAGAATGGTCTCGTAAAGAAGCAAAGTGCAGGAGAATTGCGTCTTCATAGAG ATATAAGTGAGTTGAACATGCCAGAAGAATGCAAGATTTCATTCCCCAATGGAAAGgatgatttgatggactttgaGATTACCATTACACCTTATCGGGGATATTATAT GGGTGGTGGGTTTGTCTTCACGTTTAAAGTTCCCGCAGTCTACCCTCATGAGCCTCCGAAGGTCAAGTGCAAAACCAAG ATCTACCATCCCAACATCGACTTAGAAGGAAACACTTGCCTTAACATTATTCGGGAAGACTGGAAACCTGTCTTAAATATAAACACTGTTATTTACGGATTGTATCACCTATTCACG GAACCTAACCATGAGGACCTCTTGAATCAAGAAGCAGCTGATCTTTTGAGGGACAATCCAAAATTGTTTGGTTTGAACGTGAGAAAATCGATCGAGGGAAACATATGGGTGGGAGGGGCCCATTTTCCTGGGTGCAAAACAG GAACCTAA
- the LOC126612380 gene encoding NEDD8-conjugating enzyme Ubc12-like isoform X1, with protein sequence MIRLFKVKEKQKETAENAKENGLVKKQSAGELRLHRDISELNMPEECKISFPNGKDDLMDFEITITPYRGYYMGGGFVFTFKVPAVYPHEPPKVKCKTKIYHPNIDLEGNTCLNIIREDWKPVLNINTVIYGLYHLFTEPNHEDLLNQEAADLLRDNPKLFGLNVRKSIEGNIWVGGAHFPGCKTGEYLVRDCLVAHFQPILVAGECVLV encoded by the exons ATGATCAGATTGTTTAAAgtgaaagaaaagcaaaaggaaacagCTGAAAACGCAAAGGAGAATGGTCTCGTAAAGAAGCAAAGTGCAGGAGAATTGCGTCTTCATAGAG ATATAAGTGAGTTGAACATGCCAGAAGAATGCAAGATTTCATTCCCCAATGGAAAGgatgatttgatggactttgaGATTACCATTACACCTTATCGGGGATATTATAT GGGTGGTGGGTTTGTCTTCACGTTTAAAGTTCCCGCAGTCTACCCTCATGAGCCTCCGAAGGTCAAGTGCAAAACCAAG ATCTACCATCCCAACATCGACTTAGAAGGAAACACTTGCCTTAACATTATTCGGGAAGACTGGAAACCTGTCTTAAATATAAACACTGTTATTTACGGATTGTATCACCTATTCACG GAACCTAACCATGAGGACCTCTTGAATCAAGAAGCAGCTGATCTTTTGAGGGACAATCCAAAATTGTTTGGTTTGAACGTGAGAAAATCGATCGAGGGAAACATATGGGTGGGAGGGGCCCATTTTCCTGGGTGCAAAACAG GTGAGTACTTGGTGAGGGATTGTCTGGTGGCACATTTTCAGCCCATACTTGTAGCAGGAGAGTGTGTATTAGTGTAA